Proteins from one Nomia melanderi isolate GNS246 chromosome 3, iyNomMela1, whole genome shotgun sequence genomic window:
- the LOC143174390 gene encoding helix-loop-helix protein 1, producing MKNSMANSGHGVVVNGTGATTAGTLSREERRRRRRATQKYRTAHATRERVRVEAFNLAFAELRKLLPTLPPDKKLSKIEILRLAICYIAYLNHVLEA from the exons atgaaaaattcaatggcGAATAGCGGTCACGGGGTTGTCGTGAACGGCACGGGTGCAACTACTGCGGGCACCCTCTCGAGAGAGGAGAGACGTAGACGCAGGAGAGCGACGCAGAAATATCGAACAGCTCACGCGACACG AGAGAGGGTGAGGGTGGAAGCCTTTAATCTAGCCTTCGCGGAACTGAGGAAGCTGTTGCCCACGCTACCGCCGGACAAGAAGCTCTCTAAGATCGAGATCCTCCGGCTAGCCATCTGCTACATCGCGTATCTGAACCATGTCCTTGAAGCTTGA